One Scleropages formosus chromosome 8, fSclFor1.1, whole genome shotgun sequence DNA window includes the following coding sequences:
- the LOC108937168 gene encoding meteorin-like protein, whose protein sequence is MISRDLAYFVGVLLLCGMSHAQYSSDQCSWRGSGLTHEIHARDVEQVYLRCSQGTLEWLYPTGAIVVNLRPNTDSPDPRRRLSVCIKPSRDSQGTNIYLDRAGELRLLLREEEQSLGRVQCFGIQEGALFIEAIQHRDISRRITAFQYELVSERQDLDSRSAPCQPCNDQEVLLALCTSDFAARGSILRMEKEEEKASITVMLSRLYRQKSQVFLLGGRRMRGWTGCMWMPPRCEMSPGEGEYLFTGTVRFGEAWLGCASRYEDFLRLYRKAVEQGTNPCHIDMS, encoded by the exons ATGATCTCGAGGGATTTGGCGTACTTTGTgggggtgctgctgctgtgcggGATGAGCCACGCGCAGTACTCGAGTGACCAGTGtagctggagagggag TGGGCTAACACATGAGATACATGCACGGGACGTTGAGCAGGTGTACCTGCGTTGCTCGCAGGGGACACTGGAGTGGCTTTACCCGACAGGCGCCATCGTTGTCAACTTGCGGCCGAACACGGACTCGCCAGATCCCCGTCGCCGCCTCTCTGTCTGCATCAAGCCCTCCAGGGACTCGCAGGGCACTAACATCTACCTTGATCGGGCCGGGGAGCTGCGGCTGTTGCTGCGGGAGGAGGAGCAGAGCCTGGGGCGTGTACAGTGCTTTGGCATCCAGGAGGGGGCGCTCTTCATCGAGGCCATCCAGCACCGGGACATCAGCCGCAGGATCACAGCTTTCCAGTATGAGCTGGTGAGCGAGAGACAAGACCTTGACTCCCGCAGTG CTCCTTGCCAACCGTGCAATGATCAAGAAGTCTTGCTGGCCCTCTGCACCAGTGATTTCG CGGCTCGAGGGAGCATTTTGaggatggagaaagaggaggagaaggcaTCCATCACTGTCATGCTGAGCAGACTGTACAGGCAGAAGAGCCAGGTTTTTTTGTTGGGTGGACGCCGGATGAGAGGCTGGACGGGTTGCATGTGGATGCCTCCACGGTGTGAGATGTCACCTGGGGAAGGAGAGTACTTGTTCACCGGGACAGTGCGATTCGGGGAGGCATGGCTTGGCTGTGCTTCACGCTATGAGGACTTCCTCAGACTTTACAGGAAAGCTGTTGAGCAGGGTACCAACCCGTGCCATATAGACATGAGCTGA